One Spinacia oleracea cultivar Varoflay chromosome 4, BTI_SOV_V1, whole genome shotgun sequence DNA segment encodes these proteins:
- the LOC130472322 gene encoding uncharacterized protein encodes MDEVSEEKGGKVAQDKADEDDHDTAEEEVVGVVVGPTDSAVEEKEDGRESEKVGIGIGRKTTSLLVVEEGEADCGEDNVNPLPSAATLEVGGGLIQWKFNICFLMVKLH; translated from the coding sequence ATGGACGAGGTGTCGGAGGAAAAGGGGGGTAAGGTTGCGCAGGATAAGGCTGATGAGGATGACCATGATACGGCGGAGGAGGAGGTGGTTGGGGTGGTGGTGGGCCCCACTGATTCTGCTGTGGAGGAGAAGGAGGATGGGAGGGAGAGTGAGAAGGTTGGTATTGGAATTGGCCGGAAAACCACGAGTTTGTTGGTGGTGGAGGAGGGGGAGGCTGACTGTGGGGAGGATAATGTGAATCCCCTGCCATCAGCGGCGACGCTTGAGGTGGGTGGAGGTCTCATACAGTGGAAGTTCAATATATGTTTCTTGATGGTTAAGCTTCATTAA